The bacterium sequence TAGAATGAAGTTTTTATTATATTTTAGATTATGGTCAATAATACCACAAAATGAGAAGAGGAGGTATTAATGGGGATTTACGTTATTACTGAAGAATGTAGCGGTTGTCAGGAATGCGTTCAGGCTTGCCCGATGGGGGCTATTGAAATAGTCGAAGACGTAGCGGTGATTGGAGATGCCTGCAATCTATGTGGGGCATGTGTTGATGTTTGTCCTTTTGAGGCCATCAAAATTGAGGTGGAGCGTAAGAAGGCCAAAGCAGAGGGATATAAAGGAGTCTGGGTTATATCTGAACAGAGAGAAGGTAAATTGATGGGGGTCAGCCTGGAACTTTTAGGGGAAGGGAGGAGGCTGGCCAAGAAATTAGGTGTTGACCTCTCCACGGTTCTACTCGGGAGTGGCCTTAATCATCTGGCCGAAGAATTGATCTCAGCCGGAGCAGATCGAGTCTATCTGGCCGATGACCTGGTGCTTAAAGATTACCAGGGGGATGCCTACACCAAGGTCCTGAGCGATTTAGTTGAGGAAGGCAGGCCGGAGATTATGCTTATGGGCGCCACGATGATTGGGCGGGCTTGGGCCCCCAGAGTGGCGGCCAGGCTTGAAACCGGTTTAACCGCTGACTGCACCGCCCTGGATGTGGACGAGGAGGGCAGGCTCCTCCAGACCAGACCGGCGCTAGGTGGAAATATAATGGCGACTATTATTTGTCCTAATCATAGACCGCAAATGGCTACGGTGCGGCCTAAGGTATTTAAAAAACCCGACCTGGATTTAACCAGAAAAGGGGAGGTGGTCAAATTACAGCCCCGGCTAAAAAAGGCGGATATAAAAAGCAGGATATTAGAAATAGTTAAAGAAGTCAAGGGCGAGATAAACATAGCCGAGGCTGATATCATTGTCTCCGGGGGAAGAGGGTTAGGCGGCCCGGAAAATTTTAAACTGGTGGAAGAATTGGCCGCGGCTTTAGGAGGAGCGGTGGGCGCTTCCAGAGCAGCGGTTGATGCTGGTTGGATTTCCAGTTATCATCAGGTCGGACAGACGGGCAAGACGGTCTCGCCTAAGCTTTATATTGCCTGCGGTATATCCGGCGCTATTCAGCACCTGGCCGGGATGCAGAGTTCCGATTGTATTGTGGCCATAAATCGTGACCCGGCCGCGCCTATTTTTGATATTGCTACCTACGGGATAGTAGGTGATCTCTTTGAGGTGCTGCCTTTATTGACCACCAAATTGAAAGAGGCGTAAGTGTTCAGCCACTAAGACACAAAGATTAAAGGATTATTTCTTCCTTGGTGGCCTACTTACGTTGAAGGGTAGGTAGAGTGAGCCATTCTAGTCTGATTTCCAGTTTCACGCTTGCCATAGTCCGAACACTCAGAATCTTGGCCACAAAAACGTGATAGATCATCCATGGTTTGCCCTCCGAAACGTTGTTTTTTGGGGGGGACAATTAATTGCTCCCTGTTTCAGTTATCGGCAAAGCTGGATATATTCTTCAATTTAAGTAGGCCACCAAAGAACTCTACCCACTAATTTTATCCCCCTCTTGCCCGAAAAAAACCTGCATTTTTTTACCTTGACAAATCTTAACTTCGTTGTTAAACTAAAATATAGGAAATGAGATTAACTAAAAAGGAGAGAGAAAACTTAGCATGAGTTACTTAGAGATTTTGGGATTGGTGGTTACCGGAGGGGGCACAATAGCCTCCATCTTAGGGGTCTTTTTTGCCATATATGCAAAACAGAATGGTAAGGTAACCAGAGAGTTCATGGCTAAAACCATAGCAGAAGAAAACAAAAATATGAAGGAATTCTTAGCAACTGTCCTTGAAAGAATGGACAGAAAGGGAGAGGAAAGGCATCTTGAGGTGCTTTCAAGGATAGAAAAGCCTCATTGATGAGCGGGGGGCCTATTTACGTTGAATGACAGATAAAGTAAGCCATTCAACGTAAGTAGGTCACCAGGGAAAAACCTGGAAGGGTAGATAACAAGGCGCTGCACCTGATCGCTATTCCGCTGCGCTCCATAGCGGCAGGTGAGCTTTTTCGTTCGGCGCTTTCTTCCAAAAACCACATCCATAGGGGGCGCAATTGTCGTGCTTGCAATAAGCAAGCAAACTGATTATACGAACATGGCTACTCTCTATGTGCGGGACATCCCCGACAACCTTTACCAACAGGCTAAAAAACTTGCCGACGCGCAAGGGCGTTCACTGAGTGCCTACGTGCTGATCATGCTTCAACAAGCCGTTGAAGATGAAAAGGTACGTCAAAAACGCTCTAAAGTGCTGTCGAACATCCGCCGCCGCCGCTGCTGCCTGCCATCGACTATACCAGATAGCGTAGTGATGCTCCGGCAAATTCGCGGTGATGAGTAACAAGCCGCTGATTTGCGTCCTCGACGCCAATGTGGCGATCAAGCTGTTCTTTGTTCAGCCGCTTTCGGACTTGGCGGATGCCTTATTTGCGCATTTGGAAGCTGATGCCCGAACGCGCTTTTACGTCCCCGATTTCTTTTACGCCGAATGCGCCAGCGCCTTCGTAAACTACGTTCGGTTGATGAAGTATCCGCCTACAGAGGCGGAAAAGGATATGGCGGAATTACATGCGCTGGGCTTGACCATTATTCCGACGGCTGATTTAGCACTCCAAGCCCTGAGCATCGCTGTGCACCATCGAATCAACGGGTATGATGCCTTTTATCCCAAGTTTGACAGTTGGTTTTCTCGTTCTTGTAATTCAATGTTATTATTATGGTTACAAAAACCAAATTTCATCACTACATCTTTCTTTAAAAAAAATGAAGTTATTATTTTCCAATGGGTTGCGATTTCTATCTGTCAAACTTGGGTTTTATGTGGCTTTATCCGCGCGGGTCAAGGCGCCCTTGATAACTGCTGACGAGAGATTGGTCACGGCGATGAAGGGCAAACCCTATAACGTTAGCTGGCTGGGAGATTTCTCAATACCGTCCTTACCAACTTCAGCGCCATAAGTATGTTTGCCTTGTTGGGCAAGCGAATTGGAATATCGGCGCGAGGCGCCAAACAAGCGCATGCACCGGACACGCTTCGCGGCTCGCTGCGCTCGCAGCGGCCGAACAAGCGGCTGGAGCCGATGCTCGCCTCGACGAGCAAGCTCGCCTCCGCTTGCACGGTTCAGCCGCCGCGCCGTTAATTGGGATCATGTAGCCTTTAATCCTGAGCACCGATTAGTAGTGAGCGTAGTACCCGGTAAACGTAAGGCTGAGAATGTAGATAACTTAGTCAAAGATTTCAAGGAACGGACTGGGTCTCGGCTAATGAACCTAACATGACAAGGCACTAGTTAATTCTGCCTTCGAACTCTACCCACTAATTTTATCCCTCATCTTGCCCGAAAAAAACCTGCATTTTTTACCTTGACAAATCTTAACTTCGTTGTTAAACTAAGATATAAGAAACGAGATTAACTAAAAAGCAGAGAGGTTAGGATATGAGTTACTTAGAGATTTTGGGATTGGTGGTTACTGGAGGGGGCACAATAGCCTCCATCTTAGGGGTCTTTTTTGCCATATATGCAAAACAGAATGGTAAGGTAACCAGAGAGTTCATTGCTATAGAAAACAAAAATATGAGAGAGTTCATGGCTAAAACCATAGCAGAAGAAAACAAAAATATGAGAGAGTTCATGGCTAAAACCATAGCAGAAGAAAACAAAAATATGAAGGAATTCTTAGCAACTGTCCTTGAAAGGATGGACAGAAAGGGAGAGGAAAGGCATCTTGAGGTGCTTTCAAGGATAGAAAAGCCTCATTAATGACAAGACACAAACAACATAAAAATGGAGTAACCGTTCAGCACATGATGCTGGATGCTCGATCCTCGATGCTCGATCCTCGATGCTCGATCTTCGATGCTGGTAAAGGATTCAGTATCCAGGATCGAGCATCCAGCATCGAGGATCAAGCATCCAGGATCGAGGATCGAGTTTGTGCCGTAGGGGCTGAACGCTTACAAAAAAGGAGAAGGTTGATATGGAACTTCTCTCTCTCTCGAGAGGCAAGGTCTATCTAAATAGAATTTGTAGGCTCAATTCCTATAGAGGGTTATAATTATGGCAGGTAGAACATACCTGCTTTTTTGTTTTGTAATTATTCAGCCACTGATTAACACGG is a genomic window containing:
- a CDS encoding electron transfer flavoprotein subunit alpha, whose translation is MGIYVITEECSGCQECVQACPMGAIEIVEDVAVIGDACNLCGACVDVCPFEAIKIEVERKKAKAEGYKGVWVISEQREGKLMGVSLELLGEGRRLAKKLGVDLSTVLLGSGLNHLAEELISAGADRVYLADDLVLKDYQGDAYTKVLSDLVEEGRPEIMLMGATMIGRAWAPRVAARLETGLTADCTALDVDEEGRLLQTRPALGGNIMATIICPNHRPQMATVRPKVFKKPDLDLTRKGEVVKLQPRLKKADIKSRILEIVKEVKGEINIAEADIIVSGGRGLGGPENFKLVEELAAALGGAVGASRAAVDAGWISSYHQVGQTGKTVSPKLYIACGISGAIQHLAGMQSSDCIVAINRDPAAPIFDIATYGIVGDLFEVLPLLTTKLKEA
- a CDS encoding type II toxin-antitoxin system VapC family toxin, giving the protein MSNKPLICVLDANVAIKLFFVQPLSDLADALFAHLEADARTRFYVPDFFYAECASAFVNYVRLMKYPPTEAEKDMAELHALGLTIIPTADLALQALSIAVHHRINGYDAFYPKFDSWFSRSCNSMLLLWLQKPNFITTSFFKKNEVIIFQWVAISICQTWVLCGFIRAGQGALDNC